The DNA window ttttattgtttgaatttattaattttacGTTGTTAAGTTCACAACATAAAATAGTTTTATTCATTcgatgacctctgacctcgtCTCTCAGCCCTCAGTGTTGTCTCACAGGTAAAGGTGTTGTCTCCTGCAGCTGGTCATGTCGGTCTCTCAGGTCTCTCCTGGTCTGTACCTGAGCGATCTGGCCTCGGCCCTGAGGCCCAGCGTGTTGACCAGTAGGAACATCACCCTCATTGTTAATGCCAGCGGACTGGAGGACATGTCCTACCCACAGTTGGATGGACTCCAGGTGCTCCACATCCCAGTCCAGGATCAACCTCATGCCCCCCTGAGACAGTACTTTGACCCCGTGGCTGAACGGATCAACCAGaaccagacaggaaggactttgGTCCACTGCACTGCCGGCAGGAGCCGATCCCCTGCTCTGATCATGGCCTACCTGATGAGGTAAACCACCAACTCCCCAACTTAAAGGTTCGCTGTTTGGTCCCAGTTTGAGACCTCAAGTTTCTTTGTGGTTCTGTACTCAGAGATGGTTCTGGTCTCTCTGATTCTTAGTTCtggtctctgtgtctgcaggtttGAAGGCCTCAGCCTCCGTCAGGCTCACGAGCAGGTTCTGGAGCAGCGACCCTTCATCAGACCCAACGCTGGTTTCTGGAGACAGCTGATCGACTATGAACGGACTCTGTTCAACAGGAACTCGGTGCAGATGGTGAGGACGTCCAACGGAGTTCTGCCCGAGGCTTTGCAGGACTCGGAAGACTCTAGCACCACCGCAGCGTACTGTGTTAATGTTTGATGACATTAGAGCCACAAAGGTCCAAGACCAGAACCAGAGATGGTCTTTAACTGTTTGGTCAGTGATGTTGAAACAGCTCTttgaaatgtcttttattttgaaagtttcaGCCAGGTGTTTTGGGTTACCTGCTTGACTGATAAGCTTCAGACCATAAACCGTGTTTACCTCAGCACTGACCTCTGTTCTCTGACAGTCCATTCAAAAAGTGGCAGAAAATACAAATTGTTTATGTCCAGGTGAAATCACACCTGTCAGGTAACTTCCTCTGACGTTTAGCTGATTATTAGGAACCAGTCTTGTGTTCAGCATCAAGATATGACTTGAAAATTCCAAACATCAGCAGCTACATCATTTAAACTATCTGCTCTTCAGCTTTACTTCACATcctcttatttttcttcttctactgtttATTGCGTGCCGAACTTCAACTTCCTGACCTGGTCTAAAAGTTTTagcatctaaaaaaaaaagaaataaatcagacCATGGTGCACTTTGGCTGGACTGAGACCACTTCTTCTGATCCAGACTAAATTTTGGTTCTCTGGTTCGGACTGTGGTCGACAGCAcctttcacacttttttttggtTCAGACCAAAATAGGCAGGTGTGAAAGGGGCCTCGCTGAGACCAGAGCTGAGCTCTGAagctaaaacagaaacaacagaagagtcgttaaaaaaaaagaaatcagagtTTATtgtgacagaagaagaagaagagctgcTCAGTGAAAACATGGAGACCGACTCTGTTTATAAATCAATCAAAACCTGATCAGTCTGGATCATCAGGAGCCACATATCATCAGACATCAGTTCAATTCAGTCATCCTGGATGTAAAACCGTAGAGAGAATTGGGGGTCAGAGGAGCAAAACCAGGAGTTGCAGAGCCCGGAGAGCATTCCTGGTCCTCGTCCTGGATCTGGTCTTAGTACTGGAAGCTTCTCTTGGTCTGGATGTCGTCCAGgatctgctgcagctcctcgtCTTCAAACCGACCCTCAAGACTGAAACACACGCAGGAATCAGTTTGATCTGGTTCAACAACAGGAACTCACGAGACCCTTCACTTACTGATCATCACTTATTGATTATCAGTTATTGATTGGCCCAATGATTTACTGATTGATCATTTTATCTATGAAATGACCATTAAACCCTGAAGGGACTAGAATCAGCATCGatcatcatcagctgctgacTGACTTTCTACTGATCGATTTAAAAGTTTGATCATTAATCTTGTATTTACGCTGTAAAACCTCTCCCTGGCTACAGATCCTCTCTGAACCAGATCCTGTTTGATCCAGATAAGTTGGGTCTGTATACTGAACCCAGGACCCTGATACTGGTCTGGTTTCTGTCCAGGTGTGATGTGGATCAGACTGACCTGGGGATCAGGGCTTTGGCCTCTTCTGCAGCTTCAGGACACAGATTTGCCAAACTGGCCAACTCGAACTTATGAAGCTTCTTCTGCAGGAGGAGactgaggaggggggaggaggggggtgtcaggggtcagaggtcagatcCAGATCAGACCACAGAGATATCCAGACAGGTGAAACGTGGTCCTGTACCTGCGCACGGCGGTGATGGTCTCTCTGTTCTTGAAGCGGCTGAATCGAGCCGTGTAGTTCAGGGTCTTCATGAAAACCTCGGACAGCTCCTGCTCGTCCTCGGCGCTCTCGTTCTGCTGCTTCCTGTGCTCCAGCAACATGTGGACCTCTGAGTTCAGCAGAGTCTCTGCGTTCTCAAACTCTGagaccacaacaacacaacaaagagtAAGAACCTGTTTaattaaccagaaacatctctatatatcactaccaggcTCCATTAACAAAAtcagggattttactgggagctgctggaataccactgcctccatctattagtgtgtctgtgttactgtgtggtacttttactgcagtaaagtatttgattacttcttccaccactgaaagtcacacagtaacacagacacactaacagatggaggcagtggtattccagcagctcccagtaaaatccctgaTTTTGTTAATGGAgcctggtagtgatatatagagatgtttatttctttatgtaaACAGAGAGATAATTGAGAAGTGACGGAGTAACGACAGTGAAAACCTATCTGTTTCAGATACAGGGGTTTGTTCTGGGACCGGATCAGAACCGGACCGTGAGGATTCACCGACCTTtgggaaacagcagctgagaagCGTCTTCTTCAACATCACCGACGTGCGGAGGAGCCGCGCCGCCTCCCGCCGCCATGATGGACACAGCTCCGGTTAACGGCTCCGGGGGTCAGCGGAGAGACACGAGGACGGACGGTGACGACAGCAGCCGGTCGGTCGGTGGATTCAGCACAGACCTCCCGGTGAGTCCCGGAGGAGAGTTTAACGGTCAGAACACCGGACACAGGTTTCAGCTCGGCGCCTTTCAGTTTCATGAAACACAGGATTACATCCGGTCCGACGagaaacacttcctgtctgtggttcgctcctttcaaaataaaagcggcGGTCTGCAGTAGCGCCTCCCGGTGGACGGTGGCCAGGACTACAGAGACGGTTACCAATAGAAACAGGCGGCGGTAATAGATTACCGAGCTGTAACAAGTAATTTATTCGGAAAACGGCAGTAGGATGTAGTTTAACtctaaaaactgtgagtttATCGATACAGTCGGAAGGAGAACAGGTGAGTTTCTGCGGTATTTTACCGCCGCTCTTCTCTTCTTTAGCCGGAGCCTCTCAATATTCATTTCTAATATACGTTTTACTTTAATGACCACGTttgaaaacaactgtaaaataaagccGTTAAAGTCCATGTCTGTTTCAGTGGAGggaaaatagtaataatagtaataaaaatggCAGCTGCgttggccgggaatcgaacccgggtcaactgcttggaaggcagctatgctaACCACTATACCACCAACGCCATGATAAGATGTGGCCTTCTAGTCTACATCAAGCACGAATACGTGACTTGTCATCGTTTCCAAGAGGCATGACAGATGCGGTGATGGGAGGTTCTTCATGTAGTATCACTCACATCCTTCTATTTTAACCTAATTTACTGATTATGAATGGGCTGTGTGTTGGTATGAaattttttattcagtgttttcataaaagccttatttttatgcattttttaaaaaccaaaataaatacacCGTTACTATTGCTTAATATTTTAATCAAATCTCTAAATGAACACAGAACCACAGCAAACAAGTCAAATAAATTAAGGCCAAAGTCTTAGCGTTATGACACTTAAGTCTGTCCTCGCATGTACTTAGAAGACACTAGCAGGGGCTACTGCCCCTGACAACATAGCTCCCAGGTTAACAGGGACACCCAAACCCCTCCACCACATGAGGGTGGTAAGTCAACATGGACCACCTACCGAAACATAGTTGTTGACCAACTGCACCCCTGCAGGAATATTCCCTGGTGGCAGTGGCCTCTttcagcaggacagtgctccctGCCATTCTGCTAACATATTAAGAATTCAAGGTCTTGACTTGGCCCCCATCTTCCCCAGATGTCAGTCTGATCGAGCATCTGTGGAATGGGCTGTTTTTCCTTACAGGCgtctgataactgaaggctctgcctcccattctgctcctggaaactctgggaaccaccagtaaatcagcattctgggagaacagggttctagtgggattgtagggaactaATAGCTCTTTAAGATAGGATGGTGCCcgaccattaagggctttgtaggtgaggaggaggatttaagATTCTACTCTGAATTTAACAGGGAGCCAAagtagagaggctaacacaagAGAAACATGATCTCTTCTCTAGTTCTTGTgagtaatcgtgctgcagcgTTATACACAATCAACAGTAAACATCAGTGCTATTTAGAAAGCAGTCAGATAAATGCATTCTTTTTATTATCAGTCAGGCTAAACATATGTTTTAGAAGATCTACACTTTACAACAGATGATACATATGAGACagattttagacattttcagtCCATACATTACAGGGTTACACAGAGGCTGGTGTGTtagaaagtacaacaacaaacacattgaACACATCTGCTGCAGAGTTCACATCAGATGTGTTCAAtcacatgttaaaaataacaatcatAGAAAAGTTCAGCAGGGAAGAAGTTGAGATGTGCAGCTACTGTCACAGAACAAATGACGAGTCTACAGACTTTATTTCCTCTGGTGTCAGAGCAGGTCAGATTGAAAATGTAGTTTCCACAGAAAATTGTATCAGCGATGCtcccacacagctgtaaagaggaACTTAAGGATGTTTGTTATATGTAGAGGATCAGAGATGTCAAGAtatctgtcataagacatgacGGATATATATGTTACGGATTTTAGACAGATTTAGTCCATACAGTACAGGGTTGAAGAGAGGTGGACATGTTAGAAAATACAGTGATAAAAAAATTCTCAACATATTAGGTACACTGCTCATATTAAACCTGCTCTGTAATATTTCAAAACAAGCTCCAAAAGAAACAATGATCAGAGAAacaaggtgaggtgtgcaggtactgacagctttttgtctggtctgtttagaaccagaaaaacaaactttaagaaTCTTCATGTAAGAGAAAAGGATTAAAATGAGAGGAATAATGATTATAATAACTGTGTAAATGAGTCCATAAATATTATTTACACTGGTGTCAGAGCAGGCCAGTTTGACAATAGAATAATTCATACAGAAAACTTTGTCAATAATGttcccacacagctgtaaagagaaACTCAATGATACCAAAAAACCAATTGCAAGAAAAGGGAATAACCATGTTCCAGCAATAAACCTTGTGACCTTTTTAGTTGTCATAtgtgtgttatattgtagaggataacagatagcgaggtatctgtcataagacatgacggctaaatttaaaaattgcacacacacatatgaatgcacacagtaaatctgcaggaaacaaaagggaacagaaacagtgtgaatgtcagagaggatctgaagcagaaggaatggaaacaaccctgtactaccatacagttcatttacaaacaggctgcacagaaacaggtacataggttcatgtaaacttctgttcatacagataatcacaatcagcaacacattggcacaaagaattaaaatatatagaaatgttagaattgtaaaatatatatattttataggTCCAGTATCAAAGTAGGCACtcagtgtgaaatatgaaaCCTGTGTCGAGTTCATcctcattttaacttttaaagcaGTCATAAGGCTGTTGACTGGATGaactaaatgtaaatatttaaatcttacatttttacacagttttgCAAAAGTGAAACTTGAAACAGAAAATTCTGAAACCATCAAACATAAACAATAGTTTCTATTAATATAAAAGATGATTCTGATCAAGAATTTAAATGTTATAAAGACTTAGAAGACATAGTTCATGACACTGTGTGAATTTGACCGACTCCCTCTGAACTGAGATGAAACTCTGCTGCTGGTTCTTTTAAAGTTTTCAAGACAGAAACCCACAGCAGCAGTATGACCTCACTATCACACTCACTGAGTGGGTGTGTTATAATATTTATACATCaatcagctacaacattaaagcCACTGACAGGTGAATATGAATTATCTTGTTATAGTGGCACCTGTCAAGAGGTGGGATATATCAGTTAATTCTTGAAACTGATATTGTGTTGGAGGCAGGAAAAATGGACAAGTGTGATGATCTGAATGACTTTGAAAATGGTCAGATTGTGATGGCTAAAGGACTGGGTCAGTAGGTTCTTGTGGAGTTCCCGGTTTGCAGTGGTCAGTACCTAAATAAAGTGGTCCAGAGAAGGACAACCAATATGTGTTTGGAGTGAAGGCTGATCCTACAGGAGAGCTGTTGAAGCGCAAACTGCTGGAAATAGGAACCATCATCCCAGTCTGCCACTGCACAGGTTCTGTCCATGTCCTGTTTGGTAACCTCACAATCGTGTCtctgctctttgcagatgatTTGGTTTGTTGGCTCCATCAGACTGTGACCTTCAGAGAGTACTGGGCTGGTTTGCAGCCAAGTGTAAAGTGGTCACGATGAGGTTTGGCACCTtcaagtctgaggccatggttctctgTTGGAAAATGGCAGATTGTTCTGACTGGGTTGGGGGTATATTGCTGCCCTGAGTGAAGGACTTTACTGGGAGGAGATCTTGGGGTAGTCCCAGCATTCGTTGGATGGGTTACATATCCAATCTGGCCTGTGAATGCCTCGGGATCCTCCAGGTGGAGCTGGAAAACgttgctggggagagggatgtctggaataGCCATGAGTTGGCAGGTCCATATAGCTCATTGGTGCTGAGCCCAGCCAGGCCCCATGGATGCAAACCTGGCCACCAGATGCATGCTGACGAGCTTCCCTTCCAGGTCTGGCTCCAGGAGGGTGCCCCAGTTTCCCTGTTCCGAGCAAGGTTGTGCAACCAAAAATATGCTGTTTCATTGGGTGTCTTTGAATTGTCCCT is part of the Lates calcarifer isolate ASB-BC8 unplaced genomic scaffold, TLL_Latcal_v3 _unitig_1480_quiver_1677, whole genome shotgun sequence genome and encodes:
- the LOC108889202 gene encoding dual specificity protein phosphatase 14 isoform X1, giving the protein MLVMSVSQVSPGLYLSDLASALRPSVLTSRNITLIVNASGLEDMSYPQLDGLQVLHIPVQDQPHAPLRQYFDPVAERINQNQTGRTLVHCTAGRSRSPALIMAYLMRFEGLSLRQAHEQVLEQRPFIRPNAGFWRQLIDYERTLFNRNSVQMVRTSNGVLPEALQDSEDSSTTAAYCVNV
- the LOC108889202 gene encoding dual specificity protein phosphatase 14 isoform X2 — encoded protein: MSVSQVSPGLYLSDLASALRPSVLTSRNITLIVNASGLEDMSYPQLDGLQVLHIPVQDQPHAPLRQYFDPVAERINQNQTGRTLVHCTAGRSRSPALIMAYLMRFEGLSLRQAHEQVLEQRPFIRPNAGFWRQLIDYERTLFNRNSVQMVRTSNGVLPEALQDSEDSSTTAAYCVNV
- the LOC108889201 gene encoding olfactory receptor 10R2-like, with amino-acid sequence MRMNSTQVSYFTLSAYFDTGPIKYIYFTILTFLYILILCANVLLIVIICMNRSLHEPMYLFLCSLFVNELYGSTGLFPFLLLQILSDIHTVSVPFCFLQIYCVHSYVCVQFLNLAVMSYDRYLAICYPLQYNTHMTTKKVTRFIAGTWLFPFLAIGFLVSLSFSLQLCGNIIDKVFCMNYSIVKLACSDTSVNNIYGLIYTVIIIIIPLILILFSYMKILKVCFSGSKQTRQKAVSTCTPHLVSLIIVSFGACFEILQSRFNMSSVPNMLRIFLSLYFLTCPPLFNPVLYGLNLSKVLTICTEFLLNRVRS
- the LOC108889203 gene encoding DNA-directed RNA polymerase II subunit RPB4; amino-acid sequence: MAAGGGAAPPHVGDVEEDASQLLFPKEFENAETLLNSEVHMLLEHRKQQNESAEDEQELSEVFMKTLNYTARFSRFKNRETITAVRSLLLQKKLHKFELASLANLCPEAAEEAKALIPSLEGRFEDEELQQILDDIQTKRSFQY